In Listeria cossartiae subsp. cossartiae, one genomic interval encodes:
- a CDS encoding MerR family transcriptional regulator, translating into MQQTIKEASAHTGLSAHTIRYYEREGLIPFLARDKNNNRIFDNDALHWLELLTCLRVTGMPLAKQKEIVELTKCGDETVPERIAVLKEHQADMYRRQAELDRAFQKIEKKLACYEELEQEVNKSVDQLS; encoded by the coding sequence GCGCATACGGGTTTGAGTGCCCATACGATTCGCTACTATGAACGGGAAGGTTTGATTCCTTTTCTGGCGCGTGATAAAAATAATAACCGGATTTTTGATAACGATGCTTTGCACTGGCTGGAATTACTTACGTGTTTGCGCGTCACTGGTATGCCACTTGCGAAACAAAAAGAAATTGTCGAACTAACTAAATGCGGTGATGAAACTGTCCCTGAACGCATCGCTGTCCTCAAAGAACATCAAGCAGATATGTATCGTCGACAAGCGGAACTCGACCGCGCGTTTCAAAAAATCGAGAAAAAATTAGCTTGCTATGAAGAATTAGAACAAGAAGTAAATAAAAGTGTGGACCAGCTTAGCTAA